Genomic segment of Scyliorhinus torazame isolate Kashiwa2021f chromosome 7, sScyTor2.1, whole genome shotgun sequence:
TTGTGTCTGGGAGTGACCCACGGGGGACAATTATTTCCCCGTCTCGTTGCTTTCCGCGAAAAGCCCCGGGAGAGAGACGTGAGAAAAGCCAGCCGGACCaggcaggggtgggtgggggtggtctcagcaagtgtgtgtgtgtgtgtgggagggagggtggcggaGAGAGTCTGCTTGGAGCCACTGACGGTCGGCGAGATGCAGAAGCCGGGCACTGCGAGCTTGCTTCTCTTTTGCCCGCGAAGCTGAATCGCCTCTGCCAGTCTCCCAAGTTGGAGAAAGTAGATCTCGAcaggaggcggtgtgtgtgtgtgtgatcctggaGAAGATGATGTAAGAGGCGCTCCCCCAGCTGCTTTCCCTTTCTCTCGGAGATGTGACACCGGCAGCTTTGCAGCAGTGAACCCCGGCGGCAGTGACCAGGaaccccgccactcccccccccccccccccccccctcgcccccagggagggacaggaggcagcAGCAGAGCTGCCACCCGAGCCGCTAACTTTAACCAGGGGACCACAAGAGCAAACTTCCCCCAGCACCAGCACCACCCCGGGGCCGGGGATCtcgcctcctccatccccccccccccccccccccccacacacactttggaggcagtggaggtggaggaggagggtgggtgtgggagggaggggggggggggagcagagctgATACTCGCCTCCTCTCCGGGACTGGAGGAGCCGCTGGTTTGGGGCTGGCTATTTGGCTAGGGGAGGCGCTCTGTCCCGCTTGACTGTGCTGTGCTGTccgcctggggaggagggtggacacgGCCTCACTCACCTGGCCACAAGTTGTCCCCGGGCTCTCGGCCATGGCTCTGAATGCTACCTGCAGGCCAGCTGCCCCGCTCGCCCGGGACAGCAGCGGGCCGCTGCCCGAGGTGGTGGAGCTGAATGTGGGCGGCCAGGTGTACTTCACCCGGCTCTCCACCCTGACCAGCCTCCCCAACTCGGTGCTGGGCAGGATGTTCGGCCACAAGAGGAACTCTGGCAGCCCGGACCTGGCCCGGGACAACCGCGGACGCTTCTTCATCGACAGGGACGGCTTCTTGTTCCGCTACATCCTGGATTACCTGCGGGACCGCGCGGTGGTTCTGCCCGAGCTCTTCCCGGAGAAGCTGCGCCTCCGGCGGGAGGCTGAGTTCTTCCAGCTGCCCGACCTGGTCCGCATGCTGAGCCCGGAGGACGGGCAGAGCCCCGGCCTGGAAGAGCCCTCTCACAGCGACCTGGACGAGCTGTCCCAGGGCAGCGACCTCCCCCGGGCTGGCAGCCAGGCAGCCGAGCGCAGGGCCGGCTTCATCACCCTGGGTTATCGGGGCTCCTGTGTCCTGGGGCGGGACAGCATGCAGGGGGATGCCCGCCTCTTCCGCCGGGTCCCTCGGATCCTCGCCTGTGGTCGCATCGGCCTCCTCAAGGAAGTGTTTGGGGACAATGTGAACGAGAGCAGGGACCCGGACCGGACACCGGACAGGTACACGTCCCGCTTCTACCTCCGCTACCGACAACTTGAGAGAGCCTTCGACACACTGGCCGAAGCAGGCTTCACTCTACTGGGCAGCAATTCGTCTCTCACCGGCTCAGTGTGCGGCCAGGCTATTGACGACAGGGCATGGAGCAGCTACACTGAATACCTCTTCTACCGTGAGTACCGCCCATTGCATTGCTGTTTGCACCCAGCACGTGTGTACCCTGCAGTCCCAACATGTCCCACCACTCCCACTATCCAACATGTCCCATCCACTCCCACTATCAACATGACCCATCCACTCCCACTATCCCAACatgtcccacccactcccactatcCAACATGTCTCACAATTCCCACTATCCCAACATGACCCATCCACTCCCACTATCCAACATGTCCCATCCACTCCCACTATCCAACACGTCCCAGTCCACTCCCACTATCCCAACatgtcccattcactcccactatccaACATGTCTCACCACTCCCACTATCCAACATGTCTCACCACTCCCACTATCCAACATGACCCATCCACTCCCAGTATCCAACATGTCCCATCCACTCCCACTATCCCAATATGACCTATCCACTCCCACTATCCAACATGTCCCATCCACTCCCACTATCCAACATGTCCCATCCACTCCCACTATCCAACATGTCACATCCACTCCCACTATCCAACATGTCCCATCCACTCCCACTATCCCAATATGTCCCATCCACTCCCACTATCCGAACATGTCCCATGCACTCCCACTATCCAACatgtcacattcactcccactatccCAATATGTCCCATCCACTCCCACTATCCGCATATGTCCCATCCACTCCCACTATCCCAACATGTCCCATCCACTCCCACTATCCCAACATGTCCAATCCATTCCCACTATCCAACACATCCCAGTCCACTCCTGCTTTCCCAAAATGTCCCATCCACTTCCATTATCCCAACATATCTCATTGACTCACAGTATCCAACAAGCCCCATCCACTCCCACTATCCCAACATGTCCCATGCACTCCCACTATCCCAACATGTCCCATCCACATCCACTATCCCAACATGTCCCATCCACTCCCACTATCCCAAcatttcccacccactcccactatcCCAACATGTCCCATACACACCCACTATCCCAACATGTCTCATCCACTCCCACTATCCAACATGTCCCATCCACTCGCACTATCCAACATGTCCCATCCACTCGCACTATCCAACATGTCCCATCCACAGCCACTATCCCAACATGTCCTATTCACAGCCACTATTCACACATATCTCATCCACTCCCACTATCCCAACATGTCCCATACACACCCACTATCCCAACATGTCTCATCCACTCCCACTATCCAACATGTCCCATCCACTTGCACTATCCAACATGTCCCATCCTCAGCCACTATCCCAACATGTCCTATTCACAGCCACTAGTCACACATATCTCATCCACTCCCACTATCCCAACATGTCTCATCCACTCCCACTATCCCAAAATGTCCCATCCACTCACAGGATGTCAACATAACCCATCAACTCCCACCATCCCAACAtgtcccatccactcccactgtCCCAACATGTCTCATCCACTCCCACTATCCCGGCATGTCCCATCCACTCCCACTACCCCAACATGTCCCATCCACTTCCACTATCCCAGCATGTCCCATCCACTCCCACAATCCCAACATGCGCCATCCACCCCCACTATCCCAATATGTCCCATCCACTCCCACTAACCGAACacgtcccctccactcccactatcAGACATGTCTCATCCACTCCCACTATCCCAATATGTCCCATCCACTCCCACTATCCGAACATGTCCCATCCACTCCCACTATCCAACATGTCCCATTCACCACCACTATCCCAATATGTCCCATCCACTCCCACTATCCAAATATGTCCCATCCACTCCCACTATCGGAACATGTCCCATCCACTCCCACTATACCAACATATCCCATCCACTCCCACTATCCCAACATATCTCATCCGCTCCCATTATCCAACATGTCCCACCCACAGCCACTATCCCAACATGTCCCATCCACTCCCACTATCCCAGCATGTCCCATCCACTCCCACTATCCCAACGTGCGCCATCCACTCCCACTATCCCAATATGTCCCATCCACTCCCACTATCCAACaagtcccattcaatcccactatcCCAGTATGTCCCATCCACTCCCACTATCCGACTATGTCCCATCTACTCCCACTATCCGAACATGTCCCATCCACTCCCACTATCCCAACATGTCCTAGCCACTCCCACTATCCCAACATGTCTCATCCACTCCCCCTATCCAACATGTCCCATCCATTCCCACAATCCAACACGTCCCAGTCCACTCCTGCTTTCCCAAAATGTCCCATCCACTTCCATTATCCCAACATATCTCATTGACTCCCACTATCCAACatgtcccacccactcccactatcCCAATatgtcccacccactcccactatcCCAACATGTCCCATACACTCCCACTATCGCAACATGTCCCAGTTCACTCCCACTATCCCAGCACGTCCCATCCACTCCCACGATCCCAACATGTCTCATCGGACCCACTAACCCAACATGTCCCAGTTCACTCCCACTATCCCAACATGTCCCAGTTCACTTCCACTATCCCAACATGTCACATTCATTCTCACTATCCAACATGTCCAATCCAATCCCACTATCCCTACATGACCCAGTCCACTCCCACTATCCCAACATGTTCCATCCACTCCCACGACCCCAACATGTCTCATCCAGACCCACTAGCCCAACATGTCCCAGTTCACTCCCACTACCCCAATATGTCCCATCCACTCCCactatcccccccactcccactatcCCAACATGTCCCATCCACACCCACTATCCCAACATGTTCCAGTCCACTCCCACTATCCCAACatgtcacattcactcccactatccAACATGTCCCATCTATACCCACTATCCCAACATGTCCCAGTCACTCCCACTATCCCAGCATGTCCCACCCACACCCACTATCCCAACCTGTCCCATCTACTCCCACTATCCCAACTTGTCCCATCCACTATCCCAACTTGTCCCATCCACTCTCATTATCCCAACATGTCCCATCCACACCCACTATCCCAACATGTCCCATCCACTCCCATTATCCCAACTTGTCCCATCCACATCCACTATCCCAACTTGTTCCATCCACTCCCATATCCCAACATGTCCCAGTCCACTCCCACTATCCCAACatgttccaattcactcccactatcCAACATGTCCCAATCCACTCCAA
This window contains:
- the LOC140426998 gene encoding BTB/POZ domain-containing protein KCTD16-like isoform X1 gives rise to the protein MALNATCRPAAPLARDSSGPLPEVVELNVGGQVYFTRLSTLTSLPNSVLGRMFGHKRNSGSPDLARDNRGRFFIDRDGFLFRYILDYLRDRAVVLPELFPEKLRLRREAEFFQLPDLVRMLSPEDGQSPGLEEPSHSDLDELSQGSDLPRAGSQAAERRAGFITLGYRGSCVLGRDSMQGDARLFRRVPRILACGRIGLLKEVFGDNVNESRDPDRTPDRYTSRFYLRYRQLERAFDTLAEAGFTLLGSNSSLTGSVCGQAIDDRAWSSYTEYLFYRGSSRWPSLQCECGCRNDRSEKDGESVTSCNELSTSSCDSQSEASSPQETVICGPVTRQPNIQTLDRPAKKGPVQQVQQSEFRRKSDLLRTLTSGSRESNSCKKKVKEKLTIEEELEKCIQDFLKIKIPDRFPERKYPWQLELLRKYHL
- the LOC140426998 gene encoding BTB/POZ domain-containing protein KCTD16-like isoform X3, which translates into the protein MALNATCRPAAPLARDSSGPLPEVVELNVGGQVYFTRLSTLTSLPNSVLGRMFGHKRNSGSPDLARDNRGRFFIDRDGFLFRYILDYLRDRAVVLPELFPEKLRLRREAEFFQLPDLVRMLSPEDGQSPGLEEPSHSDLDELSQGSDLPRAGSQAAERRAGFITLGYRGSCVLGRDSMQGDARLFRRVPRILACGRIGLLKEVFGDNVNESRDPDRTPDRYTSRFYLRYRQLERAFDTLAEAGFTLLGSNSSLTGSVCGQAIDDRAWSSYTEYLFYRLPTTLCAPL
- the LOC140426998 gene encoding BTB/POZ domain-containing protein KCTD16-like isoform X2, whose translation is MALNATCRPAAPLARDSSGPLPEVVELNVGGQVYFTRLSTLTSLPNSVLGRMFGHKRNSGSPDLARDNRGRFFIDRDGFLFRYILDYLRDRAVVLPELFPEKLRLRREAEFFQLPDLVRMLSPEDGQSPGLEEPSHSDLDELSQGSDLPRAGSQAAERRAGFITLGYRGSCVLGRDSMQGDARLFRRVPRILACGRIGLLKEVFGDNVNESRDPDRTPDRYTSRFYLRYRQLERAFDTLAEAGFTLLGSNSSLTGSVCGQAIDDRAWSSYTEYLFYRIRLDNFTSQESEYRREMQRQHSIPQCQQN